Proteins encoded by one window of Rutidosis leptorrhynchoides isolate AG116_Rl617_1_P2 chromosome 7, CSIRO_AGI_Rlap_v1, whole genome shotgun sequence:
- the LOC139860062 gene encoding uncharacterized protein translates to MSSHLWRLMTCKQSLWVHCTHTYKLANHNLWDVPISANASWSWRKMLEIRPLVHPFFVYQIGNGRNASSWFDSWGPHGPFINIISTHDIVQDDFSMKATVNDICVSSATSWFQDRKQRYPALQSVMLPSLNNSNDKLLWKEIDGNHQNWVVSRVWDSIWPRATCAPLFSVVWFSHRIPKHAFILWLLRGERLKIQDKLKSWDLRAHPVLKCWLCDVNNDAHPLLARKELPDL, encoded by the coding sequence ATGTCGTCTCATCTATGGAGGCTTATGACGTGTAAACAATCATTGTGGGTGCACTGCACTCATACTTATAAGCTCGCGAATCACAATTTGTGGGATGTTCCTATCTCTGCAAACGCGTCTTGGAGTTGGCGTAAAATGTTGGAAATTAGACCTCTGGTGCATCCCTTTTTCGTTTATCAGATTGGTAACGGTCGCAATGCTTCTTCTTGGTTCGATTCATGGGGCCCTCATGGGCCATTCATTAATATCATTTCTACTCATGATATAGTGCAAGATGATTTCTCCATGAAGGCTACTGTTAATGATATTTGTGTTTCTAGTGCAACTAGTTGGTTTCAAGATAGGAAACAAAGATACCCAGCCTTACAATCTGTGATGTTGCCTTCGttgaataatagtaatgataaactgTTATGGAAGGAGATCGATGGTAACCATCAAAATTGGGTTGTGTCTCGTGTTTGGGACTCAATCTGGCCCCGGGCCACATGTGCTCCATTGTTTAGTGTGGTTTGGTTTTCACATCGTATTCCAAAGCATGCCTTTATTTTGTGGTTATTAAGGGGTGAACGTTTGAAAATTCAAGACAAGTTGAAGTCGTGGGATCTTCGGGCTCACCCAGTTTTAAAATGTTGGTTGTGTGACGTTAACAATGATGCTCATCCTCTTCTGGCAAGAAAGGAACTCCCGGATCTTTAA